The DNA window TCCCGCTGAGGGAGCGCGCATGGCAGTCCTCCTCCGTCTGGACTGAGCAGGGCGCGCAACGGGATGACTCGGGTGGCGGACCCGCTCAATCCTCAGCACGTCCGAACGGAGGAGAACGAACAGCGGGATGGGGTGACTCCGGGGGACTTAGCATCCAACGACCTTCCTTGGGCCAGGTTGGACTCGGCCGTGGGTGCTCGCGAGGGGAGTTTCTCCGGCTGCGATATGGACGTTCGCCATACCAGACGCGGAAATGGCCCAACTGTTAACACGAGCGCCCGCCCCGAGCACGGTTCCGGCGTTCGCGGCTCACCACCCCCTCGCCGTCGGATTTGGATTGCGGAAGGCTACGGCGAACGGCTAAGCCTCCCGCCCGTGAAGTCCCCCCATGGCCGTTCGCAGGCGCGCGGATACGCGACCCTGTCGCTCCTCCTCGCCTGCCTTCTCGCCCCCGTCTCGGCCCGCGCTCAGAGCGGCGGCCTCAAGCTCGCGGTGGGCGACGTCGGAATCGGCATCGGCGACGTGCGCCGGCTCGACGGGCTGAGGCTCAACTTCCGCGACCGCAATCTCCAGCTCCTGCGTGGGGTGAACACCACCTTGTGGACGCACCACAAGGGCTCGGGCGGCGTGGTGCAGGGACTCGCCCTGGGAGCGCCGCTCACCGGGGCCGGCGACATCTCGGGCATCGGGCTCGGACTCGGCGTCGGCGCCGACCGCAACCTCACGGGCATCGGCGTCGGAATCATCGGTCTCGGCGCCGGCGAGAACCTCCGTGGCCTCGGCGTTGCAGGTCTTGGCGCGGGCGCGGGCGGACGTGTGCAAGGACTCGCGCTCGGTGGTGCGGGCGTCGGCGCCGGAGGCGACATGCGGGCCATCGCGATCGGCGGGCTCGGTGTCGGCGCGGGCGGCCACCTCACGGGCATCGCCGTCGGCGGGCTCGGCGTCGGCGCAGGCGGCGGGGTCACGGGCATCGCCGTCGGCGGAGTGGGCGTCGGGTCGGGAGAGAATGTGACCGGAATCACGATCGGCGGCGTGGGCGTGGGCGCCGGCGGTCACCTGAAGGGTCTGGCGATCGCGGGTCTCGGCGTCGGCGCCCCGCGGGTGACCGGAGTGGCCGCGGCACTGGCCGCCGGTGGTGAGAACGTCACCGGGCTCGTGCTGGCGCCGCTCTTCTTCAGCGTCAAGAGCGGCGGAGCATTCACCGGGGCCTCGGTCAGCGCGTTCAACCGCATCGACGGCGCTCAGCACGGCGTGAGCATCGGGATCCTGAACATTGCCGGCGAGCTTCACGGCCTTCAGCTCGGAGCGCTCAACATCGCGCACAACAAGAAGACGCTTCCGGTGCTGCCACTGCTGAACTTCAGCAAGTAGGCATTGCGCGCAGCCTCGAATTCGTTGACAGAGCGCGGCGCATCCACCTAACCTTGCGCACCCGACGAATGAATGGGCGTGTCCTCGCGGCTCGCCTCCCCTCGTTACCTGGACTCGCCGCCGTGCTCCCAGTGGCCCTCTCGACTCGGTGTCCTGATGCCTGAGCCGTTCATCGGCGAGGTCCGCATCTTCGCCGGCAGCTTCGCTCCCTCCGGCTGGGCGCTCTGCAATGGGCAGGTGCTCTCGATCGCTCAGAACGTGGCCCTGTTCTCGCTGATCGGCACCACCTACGGAGGCAATGGAACCACGACCTTCGCGCTGCCCGACCTGCGAGGACGTGTGCCCTTGCACGCGGGTGAGGGCCTCGGTCTCACCAATCGCCTCCGGGGTGAGGTCGTCGGGAGCGAGACGCACACGCTCGGCGTCGGCGAGATGCCCGTGCACAACCACACCGTGGGCGCCAGCACGGCCAATGGGAACCGCGATCAGGCGGCGGGGAGCGTGGTGGCGCGGTCACCGGCGGCGATCCCGCAGTTCGCGACCAACGCCGACACCGCGCTCCACGCGGCCGCGGTCGCGACATCCGGGGCCAGTGAGCCGCACAACAACATGCAGCCCTACACCGTGCTGAATTTCATCATCGCGCTCCAGGGCGTCTTTCCCTCTCGACCGTGAAGACCTCTTCGGCCATCCAGCGGCGCCACTTCCTGGCGCGCATGCTCGGATTCATCGCGGGTGGCGCCTGGCTCGGAAGCAAGGCCGGCGTGCGCGACGCCGCGGCGCAGGACTTGCCGTACCTGGGTGAGATCCGCATGTTCGCGGGCGATTTCGCGCCCCGGGGCTGGGCGTTGTGCGACGGCCAGTTGCTGTCGATCGCGCAATACGACGCCTTGTTCTCGCTCATCGGGACCACGTACGGCGGCGATGGCCAGGTCACCTTCGCGTTGCCCGATCTGCGTGGCCGGGCGCCGGTGCACATGGGTTCCGCGAACCCGCTGGGAGTCTTCGCCGGCCAGGAGGCGGTCACGTTGGTGCCGACTCAGATCCCTGTGCACTCCCACGCCTTGATGGGAAGCTCAGGCGTCGGTGATGCCGACAACCCCTCGGGGCGGGTACCGGCCCGCAATGCGGTGGGAGCGCCGCACTACAACGGCGGAATGGACACGACGCTGGCGCCCAATGCGCTGACGCCCTCAGGGTCGTCCCTGCCCCACAACAACATGATGCCGTCGTTGTGCGTCAACTTCATCATCTGCCTCGAAGGCGTGTTCCCGAGCCAGTCATGACGAAGCCGCGTGTCTCGTCTCTCGATCGCCGAACCTTCATCGGTCGGCTGGCCGCCTTCCTGGCGGGGACGGCCTTGCTGGGCCGTCCGCGGCGCGCGGAAGCCGAGACCCAGAGCATCGAACCCTACCTCGGCGAGATCATGCTGTTCGCGGGCAGCTTCGCACCGAGGGGCTGGGCGATGTGCAACGGCCAATTGCTGTCGATTGCCCAGAATCAGGCCTTGTTCGCGATCCTCGGCACGACCTACGGCGGAAACGGCCAGACGACGTTCGCGCTTCCCGATCTCCGCGACCGCGTGCCCATCCATTTCGGCCACGGACCGGGGCTCTCCCCGCGCACGCTGGGCGACCGCTCGGGCGCCAGCTTACACACGCTCGCCATCGGCGAGCTTCCCGCACACAGTCACGCGCTCCAGGCGTCCACGACGTTCGGGACGTCGGTGAATCCGAGTGGCATGTACCCCGCGCGCAATCCCGGCATCATCCCGCAGTACGCTTCCGCCGCCGACGCGGCCATGGCGCCGACGGCGATCAGCAACGTCGGGGGGGGACAGGCGCACGACAACATGCAGCCGATCCTCGCGCTGAATTACGTGATCGCGCTGCAAGGCGTCTTCCCCCAGCCGTAATCGGAGAGCCCATGCGACTTCGCCGCCTGTTCACGCTCTTCTTGCTGGCGAGCTCGATGCTCGCTTCCACGGCGCGAGCGCAGGTGCTGTACTGGCTGGACACGAACCATCCGTCGCCCACGCTCAACAAGGCGGATGCGGCCGGCAACGCGATCTCGAGCGTGGCGTTGCCCGCCGGGACCCTTCCCGAAGGGCTGGCGTGTGAGGGGACCGGCAAGATCTTCTGGACCGAGGGCGTGGTCTCGGGCGCGCGCATCCAGCGCGCGGCGCCCACGCTGTCGTCCATCACCACGATGGTTTCCGGCGGCTCCGCCCTGCGCGGCATCGCCGTCGATGACGTGGCCCACATGCTCTATTGGACCTCGAGCAACCTCGCGACCGGCTCGCGGATCCACAGGTCGGCCATCGATGGCACCGGCGCCACCATTCTGATCTCGCTCGGCTCGGTCGCCAATCCGCGGGGCATTGCCGTGGACCACGCGGGCGGCAAGATCTACTGGGCCGACTTCGATCAGGACGCGCTCTACCGCGCGAACCTCGACGGTTCGTCCATGGAGCTGTGGCTGCCGCTGGCCTCTTCGTCGCGTCCCTACGGCGTTGCGTTCGACCCGATCGGACAGGAGATCTACTGGACCGAATATGCGGGGAAGATCCGCCGCGTCTCGACCTCGGGCGGGACCAGCAACACGCTCGTGGGCGGCCTCTCGAACCCCACGTACATCGCGCTCGACCCTGCCGGCGGACGGATGTACTGGTCCGAAGGGGGCGCAGGAGCCCAGCAGATCTACCGAGGCCAGATGAGTCCCGGAGGAGGCCGGACGGCGCTGGGTCTTCCGCTCACCACCTATGGCGGTCTCGCGTTCGAGCCGAACGCGACGGTCTCGGCGCCCGATGCCACGCTGCCGTCCGAGTTCGCGCTCGCGCCGCTCCACCCCAACCCCAGCCGGGGAATGGTCCGCGCGGAGTTCGCGCTGCCGCGAGAGAGTCGCGTTCGCATGACGGTCATCGACGTTCAGGGCCGCGAAGTGGCGGTGCTGGCGGACGGCACCTTCCCCGCCGGACGCCACGCGGCTTCGTGGGATGCGAAGGCCGGGCGCGTTCCGCCGGGCGTCTACTTCGTGCGCCTGTCCACCGAAGACCGGTCCTTCATCCGCCGCCTCGTGCGCGCTCGCTGAGAGACGCCGGTCATTGCGGCTCGATCACCGTGGCCGCGACAAGAGACAGGTCCATCGTCGCTGATACAGGCCGATCCCGATTCGGGTGAACGCCCGGTTCTCGAGATTCTTCCGGTGGCCGCGGCTGTTCATCCAGCCTTCGAAGACCTGGGCGCCGGTGGTCTGCCCCCACGCCAGATTCTCGCCGGCGGTGGAGTAATGAATGCGGGCGTGGTCCATGCGATCGAAGGGATCGTCCCCGTCGGGATTGATGTGGTCGAAGAAATCGCGGCGCGCCATGTCGACGCTGTGACGGCGGGCCAGAGCCGCGAGCCGGTCGTCCCACTGGAGCGTCGGCCTTCCGATCGCCGCGCGATGATCGTTGATTCGATCGATCAGGTCCTGGACCTGGCTGACCGATTGCGCTCTTGGCGGGAGGACGAGCGCTGCGGCGAGCACGAGGAAGGCGCCAAGGATCGCTCGTAGCCTCATCGTGACGCATTCCCTCGCCGCACCACCACCGGCGCCGGATAGCGGATGGGTCCGAGCGGCGTCTCGATCGTCGGCGCCATCTCGAGGCGCAGCTCCTTTTGCGAGGCGCCATATCCCGCGATCTCGAGCGCCAGATCGAACAGGTCGCGAGCCCCACCCGTCCCGAGCTGCAGGAGATCGACGCGAGCGCCGAGCGGGATTTCGGCCGAGGCTCCAGGAGCGATGGACAAGGGAGCGGTGAGCCCGCCGCTCGCGGTATTGCGGTCCTCGATGAAGAGCGTCCAGTCGAGCGCCGTGATGCTGGCCGACACGGTGTTCTCGGACGGATTGGTCGCGCGCACGTGCGCGGTCAGCTCGAGCGGGACGTCCTTGGCGAGAACGGCGGCGGCGAGGCGGCCCGCATCCGTGACGCCCAGCGAGGCGTAGGTCGTGGCCTCGGTGATCCGGACTCCTGCGACGCGCACATCCGAGATCCCCGCGAACGCAAACGTGACCGTGCGCAACGCGGCGAGCTCCTGGAGCGCGGTGCACGACGGGACCAGCAGCACCGTGCCGAGGGCGGCGAGGATCCACAGCGCCCGGGGGGACATGAGCCTTTGTATAGCACATGCCGGTCCAGCCCTCGCGTCGCAAGGCGGCCACTCATGGCCGTCCGGAAATGGGAAACACATTGCCGCGGAATGCATTGACCACGCTCGATCGAGAGGGCTATAGGTTCAGGCTCGCTCGCCGGCGCCGCAGCGATCGCTGCGGCACAAGAAAAGGAGAATCCCCCATGCCTCGTATCCGGGTCATTTCCTGTCTCATCCTCGCGCTCATCGCCCTCGCACCTCCCGCGTTCGCGGGCCCAGGGCTCCATCTTGGAATGACGCTCGATCCGGACGACTTCCTGGTCGGGCTCCACTGGAACAGCGGCACGCTGGCTCAGAGCATCGCGGTCGTCCCCAGCGTCGAAGCGGGATTCGGCGACGTCACGATGGTCGCCGGGAATCTGGACGGTCATTACAACTTCAAGACCAGCTCTGAGCTGGCGCCCTACATTGGGGGCGGCTTCACGGTCAACTGGTTCGACACCGAAGGCGACAGCGAGGTCGACATCGGAGGAAGCATCCTGGGAGGAATCTCGCTCAGCGAGAAGCTCTTCTTCGAGGCCAAGGCGGGTCTTGGCGACGTGCCCGACTGGAAGTTCTACGTCGGCTGGCACATGAACTGACCAAGTTCACGACGTCTCGATCGCCCTTCGGAGCTCCTCGAGGATCGGCCGCTGTCCCTGCTGGATCTTCGTGAGCGCGATCTCCCACCCGAACCAATCCGCCCGGTCGACCTCGGGGAACTCGGCCTCGCGCCCCGACCGTGGCGGCCACTCGATCGAGAATGTGTTGCTGACGAGGAGGCTTGGGTCGAAGTCGCCGCGCATCGCCCAGGCGTGGACGACCTTGCCGCTCGGCTGACGAACCGGCTCGAGCGCCAGCGCCTCGCCCGCGGGCGGAGAGGCCCCGGTCTCTTCCTCGAACTCGCGCCGCGCCACCGCGAGCGGGTCTTCTCCTTCGACGAACTCTCCTTTGGGAATCGACCAGGCGCCCTCGTCCTTCTTCGCCCAGAAAGGCCCGCCGGGATGAACCAGGAGGACTTCCTGGCCGGCCGATCGCTCGCGG is part of the Candidatus Eisenbacteria bacterium genome and encodes:
- a CDS encoding tail fiber protein — translated: MPEPFIGEVRIFAGSFAPSGWALCNGQVLSIAQNVALFSLIGTTYGGNGTTTFALPDLRGRVPLHAGEGLGLTNRLRGEVVGSETHTLGVGEMPVHNHTVGASTANGNRDQAAGSVVARSPAAIPQFATNADTALHAAAVATSGASEPHNNMQPYTVLNFIIALQGVFPSRP
- a CDS encoding tail fiber protein; this encodes MFAGDFAPRGWALCDGQLLSIAQYDALFSLIGTTYGGDGQVTFALPDLRGRAPVHMGSANPLGVFAGQEAVTLVPTQIPVHSHALMGSSGVGDADNPSGRVPARNAVGAPHYNGGMDTTLAPNALTPSGSSLPHNNMMPSLCVNFIICLEGVFPSQS
- a CDS encoding tail fiber protein — translated: MLFAGSFAPRGWAMCNGQLLSIAQNQALFAILGTTYGGNGQTTFALPDLRDRVPIHFGHGPGLSPRTLGDRSGASLHTLAIGELPAHSHALQASTTFGTSVNPSGMYPARNPGIIPQYASAADAAMAPTAISNVGGGQAHDNMQPILALNYVIALQGVFPQP
- a CDS encoding T9SS type A sorting domain-containing protein, whose product is MRLRRLFTLFLLASSMLASTARAQVLYWLDTNHPSPTLNKADAAGNAISSVALPAGTLPEGLACEGTGKIFWTEGVVSGARIQRAAPTLSSITTMVSGGSALRGIAVDDVAHMLYWTSSNLATGSRIHRSAIDGTGATILISLGSVANPRGIAVDHAGGKIYWADFDQDALYRANLDGSSMELWLPLASSSRPYGVAFDPIGQEIYWTEYAGKIRRVSTSGGTSNTLVGGLSNPTYIALDPAGGRMYWSEGGAGAQQIYRGQMSPGGGRTALGLPLTTYGGLAFEPNATVSAPDATLPSEFALAPLHPNPSRGMVRAEFALPRESRVRMTVIDVQGREVAVLADGTFPAGRHAASWDAKAGRVPPGVYFVRLSTEDRSFIRRLVRAR
- a CDS encoding CAP domain-containing protein; amino-acid sequence: MRLRAILGAFLVLAAALVLPPRAQSVSQVQDLIDRINDHRAAIGRPTLQWDDRLAALARRHSVDMARRDFFDHINPDGDDPFDRMDHARIHYSTAGENLAWGQTTGAQVFEGWMNSRGHRKNLENRAFTRIGIGLYQRRWTCLLSRPR
- a CDS encoding NUDIX domain-containing protein gives rise to the protein MSKKSAGLVLYRERSAGQEVLLVHPGGPFWAKKDEGAWSIPKGEFVEGEDPLAVARREFEEETGASPPAGEALALEPVRQPSGKVVHAWAMRGDFDPSLLVSNTFSIEWPPRSGREAEFPEVDRADWFGWEIALTKIQQGQRPILEELRRAIETS